GGGCAGAAGCTCTTGCCCGAAGGGCAGACCATGGGTAGCCGCAGGCGTAGCCTGACGGTGCGAATACCGCCACAATCCCCCTCCCCGTTGCGTTGCACGCACGGCTACCCACGGTATCCCCTGTCGGGGATTACAGCCTGCTCCTCGTTCGCACCCGTTAGGTGAAAGAAGCAACAACTCGGCTTTCGATATGAACTCCCGTGCCTATGTGCCAGCCAGCTTCAGAGCTCAACTTCAGAAACGATCAATCTGATTATCGGGGAGCTCCTCGAGGCTTGTATCTTGACAGCTGCTTTGCTATCTTGGGTCTGTGGGATGCGTCCCTGAAGAGACAGGTGTTCTGACATCAATCACAGTTCTTAAGGAGCTTTTCAATGAGACATATTAGGGTTCTTTCCTTGTCTGCAATTATCTTAACGGTTTTCTGGTGCTTTCCAACGGGTGTTCAAGCTAGCGCACTCTACGTCCCATCCGAGTATCGGACGATTCAGGACGCAATAGACGCCGCCGCCTCGGGCGACGTGGTCTGTGTCGGCGTTGGCGCTTTCAATGAGGCGCTCGTCCTCAAGGAGGGCGTAACGCTTCTTGGCAGCGGCAGAAGTCGGTCGGTTGTCGATGCCGGGGCAGACGCGATTGCCATTCAGGCTGCGCAAGGGAGCAGGGTGTCGGGCCTCTCGATCGAGGAGGGCATAATCGGGATCGACTGCAAGGGCGCCGACGTCGTCATCGAGAACAACTACATCCAGAGCAGATACGTGGGCATCAGGTCAGAAAACACCTCCCCACAGATATTCAACAACAGCATCGACGCAGTTTACGTCTGCATCATGGCCAAGGGCTCTGGCGCTCCCATCATTTACAACAATGAGATAACGGGGCGATACGTGGGGATTTGGGCGGAGAATATATCGCCGCTGGTGCGCAACAACAGGATCGCCGGCTTCGAGCATGGCATCTACACGATAGCGTCGAACGGCTACATCCTCAACAACAAGGTCATCAACAGCCTCTATGACGGCGTAGTCGTTACCAGAGGCTCCAGCTGCATGTTGAGCAACAACGCCATCATTGACCACTACGAACGAGGCGTAAGCGTATTCGATTCGTCGCCACAGCTTCAATACAACATCATTGCTCAGAACGAGATCGGCCTTTTCTGTCAGGATTCCTCGCCGACTCTCACTCAGAACTGCATCGCCTCGAATCGCGAGTCGGACTACGAGGGGATATCGCCTGGCGTGACTGACATGACAAGCGACCCGTTGCTGGTCGGCGTTGGCCTAGTTTCTTCCATCTCTGGCGCCAACTACGACACGCTGGTCTGCACGGACGCTCACTGGACGACGGATTCGCTCGTCGGTCTTGACCTCGTGCCCAACACAACGGGGATGTATATAATCTATGGCGGACAATCGAGGACGTTCGAGGTTCTGTCCAACACCCGGACCTCGATCAAGGTGGCCGTGGACACCTCGGAAGACAACTACAAGACGCTTTTCAAGTGTGGCACCACCGAGGATTACACTAAAGCTGGCGACACGTTCTTCGTTGACGACGTGCACGTGCAGACGACGGGGGCCGGATGGCCGTCCGATTCGCCATGCCTGGCCGGAGGCCTGGGCATATACGGTGGCGAGTATGGTGGCGACGCTGGCCTGCTAAATGCGCCGCTGGTTTCCCTAAGCAGCGTTGAGCAGGTCTATAAGACCAACCAGACCGTGAACATCACGGCAGACCTCTCAAACGATCAGAGCGAGCCGATCGACGCTGACCTTCACATTGTTGGCTTCATAGATGGCTCCTCCACCTTCTACGCCTATCCCAATTGGACGCTGGGCTTCAATGCTGTCCCATATAGCCTCACCGCCTACCAGAGCGAGACAATACCCGTGCTGGTCATCCCGGCCGCGGCAGTCCCACCGGTGGATTTCAAGATACTCGCAGCCTTCACAAAACGCGGGACGTTCGAGCTGATCTCGCCGATCTCGGAGCTCTGGTTTAGCATAAAAGGGGATTAAAAAGCCCTGCCGGGGCCGAACCCAGGGCCGGGCTTGTCCAGTCCTTATCCCTCTGCGGGAGGGCGATGGCGCTGTCCCGAGGGATTGCTGGCCCTTCTGATGATAACCTTGTCGAGGACGACGGAGCTCCCATCGCGCTCCTCGCTGCCCCGCGGCGCAAGCATCTTGATGCAAAGCATCCCGCTACGCTTCTGTGTCTGCGCCTCGAATCGATAGAGCGAAGGCTCCTCTGACGTTATCTTGCCCTGCCACAGAACCTTCCCGTCCAACGCGACCTGAATAGTCGGCCACTCTCCCCCTTTCGGTTTTGCCTGGGCGACAAGCGTTAGCGACGCCTGACCTTCTGGGAGAAGGACGGGAGCCAGCTGCTCGCTGGGGCGGAGTATCTCCCAGCCGCCGTGCACTCTTCTTCCCGCAAAGATGCCCGCCCTGAAGTTGTGGACCATGTCCTCCGCCTCGAGCACATCGACGAGGTCCGGCCCCCGCTCCGTATCGAGCCAGGAGCGATTGAGGCCCTCGTCCTCGAGCTTCTCCCAGAGCTTGCGCGAGCGCCCAAACCAGCCCCGCCGGCGATAGATTATCCTGAGTGCGATCTCTTTCTCCTCCGGCTTGCGGAATATCGGCGACAGCAGCTCCAGCAGCTCCACTTGCTCATCCCGAGTGAACTTCGAGGTCCGCCTCGAGATTGTTATGGTCTGATCATCACTGCCGTTGAATCGGGCAACCAGCTGATAGTGTTGGCTTAACAGCTTTGGCGGATCGGCGAGTAGCTTCTCCAGAAGCTGAACCTGCCGGTCGGCAGGCACCCAGGGCGAGGCCTCGGCCTCCCAAGACAACGTCAGGAATGGGCCAGTTCTGGTGACGATATAGTCCGAGTCAACGAGATACCAAAAAAAGTTGTCACTGCTCAAGGTCTTAAAGAGAATCCTCTTTCTCTGATTCATAATCGTCTCGAAGTTGCAGTAGATCGCCTGCAACGCCGGCAATTTGGGCGCTACTGCCACCGAGCAGAGCTCTGAAGGACGTCCCCAGTCAGCAGCGATTGTGCGAACGATGCGCGGTATCTGCCAATCGTCTCGTGTCGGGAACAGAGGCGTTACGAGGTGCTCGAAGAAAGAGGACCTGAAGGTAGTGGCGATGACGTCATGGGGTATAGCCCCCTGCAAGAGCATGATAAGTCCCAGTACAATAATGAGTGTGATCAGGACTGACCGACCAGTCGATGGCTTCAATGAGCAGATACCGTGGCCAGCGACAATCGCGAGGGCGGGGTATGCCGGCAGCATGTATCGCGGCCACTTGGGATAGAAGAAGAGCATGATGGCGAACGCACCCATAACCCAGCCTAGGGGGATGGCGACGCGGTTTAATCTTCTCTTGATCAACAGGACCACAAAGCCGAGCACAACCACACCGGAAAGGACCGGGGTCATCCCACCTATGAAACGGATGATGTAGAAGCCGAGGCTGAACAAGTTGAAAGGGTGTGATGGATATATGCCCGTGTAGATATCCTTGTTGAGCCGAAAAAGCGAGAGCACGTCTTCAAGGTGCTTTGCGTACCACGGGAGCGCGATTAAGAGGGCAAACGCGATCGCGATGCCGAGGTTTCGCAGTCTCTTGGACATGATGCCCTGGCGGGCTCTGCTCGCGATAGTCAGTGCCAACGGGCCGACCAGAAACACGAAGAATGTCCACTTGATCAGAAGCCCGAGTCCAAGCGATAGGCCAAGCGCAGCGGACCAGCCAGCCCCCCGAAAACCGTCAGTGCGGATGAGGCACAGAACGCTCAAGGCCACACCTAACGTCAACATCATGCTGAGATTGTCGAAGTGCGAAGCCGCGAAGACGGCGGGGAAGCATCCGACCAGGAACGCGGCGAGCAGGGCGGGCGAGGCGCTCTCCTGAACAAGAGACCTCGAGATGGCATACACGACCAAGATAAGCGCTGCGAAGCACAGGGCGGATGTGCCCAGCGCAAGTCTCTTGTCCACACCGAAAATGCGGAAGAGGCTGCCGACGACAGACCTGTGCGCAGGAGGATATGCGTCTAAATAGCGATCGATAATGTTGATCAAGCCGGCCGTGAAGCGGCTTGTCTGTGGCAGGATGCGGACCGCATCGAGCGTGTGCCTCACGCAGTCCTGGCCGCAAGGTGGCCGCCTGTCGTATGCAATCCAGAAGACGCTTGCGCCGACCTGAACGCTGACGATTAGCGCCAGAAGCCAAGAGGCTCGGCGGCGACTCACGTCCGCATTCTCGCGTCAGGAGATGGTCTGTCTGCTCGCATTGCCTCGTGCTAAGAGCTGCGACAGGAGCTCCTTGTCCTCTTTCGTTACCCCTTTGAAGAGCAAAAGACAGATAGCAAAGACCGCTAAGGTTACAACGCACTGAAGCTCCGACCCGAGGCCACGCGCAAGCCACAGCGCAGCGCCCGCAAAGGCGCCGGCGGCCGCGACCCGGAGTATGTATTTGCACATTCTGAATGAGGGGAGCGGTTTCCTAACGAAATGTGCGCTGAGCATCATCAATAGGACCTGCGTTACGACGGTTGCGGCAGCTGCTCCCTTGTAGCTGTAGGACGGTATGAGGGCGTAATTGAGTGAGATGTTGAGCATCGCACAGAAGAAAGCGGCTATCGCATTCTTGCGCTGATGGCTGCTGGCCACAAGGAGATAGATCAGCACATAATCGACGTAGATAAGTGGGATTGTCCACACGAGTATCTGAAGAGCAAGCTGCGACTGGGGCCCGAAGTCCTTGCCGAAGATCGGGATTATCCGGCCGGCAAGCGTTGTCAGAACGAAGGCCACGAAAAGCCCGGCTCCGAACAGGATGCGGACGAGCTGCCCAGATATGACCACGAGCTGCTCCCTATCTCTTACGAACTGCTTGGCAAAAAGCGGTAGAACGACCATGGCTGCTGCGCCCGGCAGGAGCATCGTGAACTCCAGAATCTTAAAGGACGCCACGTACCAGCCGACTACCGCCTCGTTGGTGAACATCCTTAGCATGACA
The bacterium genome window above contains:
- a CDS encoding right-handed parallel beta-helix repeat-containing protein; the encoded protein is MRHIRVLSLSAIILTVFWCFPTGVQASALYVPSEYRTIQDAIDAAASGDVVCVGVGAFNEALVLKEGVTLLGSGRSRSVVDAGADAIAIQAAQGSRVSGLSIEEGIIGIDCKGADVVIENNYIQSRYVGIRSENTSPQIFNNSIDAVYVCIMAKGSGAPIIYNNEITGRYVGIWAENISPLVRNNRIAGFEHGIYTIASNGYILNNKVINSLYDGVVVTRGSSCMLSNNAIIDHYERGVSVFDSSPQLQYNIIAQNEIGLFCQDSSPTLTQNCIASNRESDYEGISPGVTDMTSDPLLVGVGLVSSISGANYDTLVCTDAHWTTDSLVGLDLVPNTTGMYIIYGGQSRTFEVLSNTRTSIKVAVDTSEDNYKTLFKCGTTEDYTKAGDTFFVDDVHVQTTGAGWPSDSPCLAGGLGIYGGEYGGDAGLLNAPLVSLSSVEQVYKTNQTVNITADLSNDQSEPIDADLHIVGFIDGSSTFYAYPNWTLGFNAVPYSLTAYQSETIPVLVIPAAAVPPVDFKILAAFTKRGTFELISPISELWFSIKGD
- a CDS encoding glycosyltransferase family 39 protein, with translation MSRRRASWLLALIVSVQVGASVFWIAYDRRPPCGQDCVRHTLDAVRILPQTSRFTAGLINIIDRYLDAYPPAHRSVVGSLFRIFGVDKRLALGTSALCFAALILVVYAISRSLVQESASPALLAAFLVGCFPAVFAASHFDNLSMMLTLGVALSVLCLIRTDGFRGAGWSAALGLSLGLGLLIKWTFFVFLVGPLALTIASRARQGIMSKRLRNLGIAIAFALLIALPWYAKHLEDVLSLFRLNKDIYTGIYPSHPFNLFSLGFYIIRFIGGMTPVLSGVVVLGFVVLLIKRRLNRVAIPLGWVMGAFAIMLFFYPKWPRYMLPAYPALAIVAGHGICSLKPSTGRSVLITLIIVLGLIMLLQGAIPHDVIATTFRSSFFEHLVTPLFPTRDDWQIPRIVRTIAADWGRPSELCSVAVAPKLPALQAIYCNFETIMNQRKRILFKTLSSDNFFWYLVDSDYIVTRTGPFLTLSWEAEASPWVPADRQVQLLEKLLADPPKLLSQHYQLVARFNGSDDQTITISRRTSKFTRDEQVELLELLSPIFRKPEEKEIALRIIYRRRGWFGRSRKLWEKLEDEGLNRSWLDTERGPDLVDVLEAEDMVHNFRAGIFAGRRVHGGWEILRPSEQLAPVLLPEGQASLTLVAQAKPKGGEWPTIQVALDGKVLWQGKITSEEPSLYRFEAQTQKRSGMLCIKMLAPRGSEERDGSSVVLDKVIIRRASNPSGQRHRPPAEG
- a CDS encoding flippase, with the protein product MNLLQRVFMNVSFKSLGEVGRKVIGFGFVIFLARTLGDKGLGKYGFLLLYTNLFAMVADAGLNTLYARESAKEPQSRQQTMSALLLIKLILSAVTAILVASVTYVLIAAGKIDLSSADLLPLALFALYWILNTMIDLVNAVYIERQRLAYDAAINLGHRALAVVLGVVLVLVFRNVLAVSASYVIAAVVSLVATCFVVASRFKIRPWPSLRTGRVRHLLLEALPLIFSLFFSFVYFHIDVVMLRMFTNEAVVGWYVASFKILEFTMLLPGAAAMVVLPLFAKQFVRDREQLVVISGQLVRILFGAGLFVAFVLTTLAGRIIPIFGKDFGPQSQLALQILVWTIPLIYVDYVLIYLLVASSHQRKNAIAAFFCAMLNISLNYALIPSYSYKGAAAATVVTQVLLMMLSAHFVRKPLPSFRMCKYILRVAAAGAFAGAALWLARGLGSELQCVVTLAVFAICLLLFKGVTKEDKELLSQLLARGNASRQTIS